From one Panulirus ornatus isolate Po-2019 chromosome 11, ASM3632096v1, whole genome shotgun sequence genomic stretch:
- the Gip gene encoding putative hydroxypyruvate isomerase isoform X1 yields the protein MGGVYTCCNHGLRYTGNMKVAANLSFMFGEAGGLLSRYRAARNAGFLVVECAFPYSVPAQDVAAALQETGLKQVLINSDPGDTQAGELGFAAIPGKEVRFRESLERSISYAKTLGCHKLHIMSGRRSAEHDESAHVTTLEANLRHAVSRLVEENITGLIEPINPVSIPGYFLNNYDTAVSVIEKINSPNLRLQLDIFHLQMICGNVSNNIKKLMPITGHVQIAQAPHRHEPSCSGELDYVFIFSKLQEAGYSEYVGAEYTPSTSSSDSLQWMDQCGLTF from the exons ggAACATGAAAGTTGCAGCCAATTTGTCATTCATGTTTGGTGAGGCAGGTGGACTGCTGTCTCGTTACAGAGCTGCAAGAAATGCAGGATTTTTAGTAGTTGAGTGTGCCTTTCCTTACTCAGTTCCTGCACAAGATGTTGCAGCAGCATTGCAAGAAACAGGACTTAAACAAGTTCTTATCAACTCTGATCCTG GGGACACACAAGCTGGAGAGCTAGGGTTTGCAGCTATTCCAGGGAAGGAGGTGCGTTTCCGAGAAAGTCTTGAACGATCAATATCATATGCAAAGACCCTCGGCTGTCACAA GTTGCACATAATGTCTGGACGTCGGAGTGCAGAACATGATGAGAGTGCACATGTTACGACACTGGAAGCCAACCTACGGCATGCTGTCAGCCGTCTTGTTGAGGAAAACATCACTGGCCTCATTGAGCCTATCAATCCAGTGTCGATCCCTGGCTACTTCCTCAATAACTATGACACTG CTGTGTCTGTGATAGAGAAGATCAATTCTCCAAATCTGCGACTTCAGCTTGACATCTTCCACCTTCAGATGATATGTGGAAATGTGTCCAACAATATTAAGAAGCTTATGCCTATAACTG GACACGTGCAAATAGCACAGGCTCCTCACCGACATGAGCCTTCATGCAGTGGCGAGCTTGACTatgttttcattttcagcaaGTTGCAGGAGGCAG GATACAGTGAGTATGTAGGCGCAGAATATACTCCTTCAACAAGCTCCAGCGACTCCTTACAGTGGATGGATCAGTGTGGTTTGACTTTCTAG
- the Gip gene encoding putative hydroxypyruvate isomerase isoform X4 encodes MARNMKVAANLSFMFGEAGGLLSRYRAARNAGFLVVECAFPYSVPAQDVAAALQETGLKQVLINSDPGDTQAGELGFAAIPGKEVRFRESLERSISYAKTLGCHKLHIMSGRRSAEHDESAHVTTLEANLRHAVSRLVEENITGLIEPINPVSIPGYFLNNYDTAVSVIEKINSPNLRLQLDIFHLQMICGNVSNNIKKLMPITGHVQIAQAPHRHEPSCSGELDYVFIFSKLQEAGYSEYVGAEYTPSTSSSDSLQWMDQCGLTF; translated from the exons ggAACATGAAAGTTGCAGCCAATTTGTCATTCATGTTTGGTGAGGCAGGTGGACTGCTGTCTCGTTACAGAGCTGCAAGAAATGCAGGATTTTTAGTAGTTGAGTGTGCCTTTCCTTACTCAGTTCCTGCACAAGATGTTGCAGCAGCATTGCAAGAAACAGGACTTAAACAAGTTCTTATCAACTCTGATCCTG GGGACACACAAGCTGGAGAGCTAGGGTTTGCAGCTATTCCAGGGAAGGAGGTGCGTTTCCGAGAAAGTCTTGAACGATCAATATCATATGCAAAGACCCTCGGCTGTCACAA GTTGCACATAATGTCTGGACGTCGGAGTGCAGAACATGATGAGAGTGCACATGTTACGACACTGGAAGCCAACCTACGGCATGCTGTCAGCCGTCTTGTTGAGGAAAACATCACTGGCCTCATTGAGCCTATCAATCCAGTGTCGATCCCTGGCTACTTCCTCAATAACTATGACACTG CTGTGTCTGTGATAGAGAAGATCAATTCTCCAAATCTGCGACTTCAGCTTGACATCTTCCACCTTCAGATGATATGTGGAAATGTGTCCAACAATATTAAGAAGCTTATGCCTATAACTG GACACGTGCAAATAGCACAGGCTCCTCACCGACATGAGCCTTCATGCAGTGGCGAGCTTGACTatgttttcattttcagcaaGTTGCAGGAGGCAG GATACAGTGAGTATGTAGGCGCAGAATATACTCCTTCAACAAGCTCCAGCGACTCCTTACAGTGGATGGATCAGTGTGGTTTGACTTTCTAG
- the Gip gene encoding putative hydroxypyruvate isomerase isoform X3, with the protein MASGNMKVAANLSFMFGEAGGLLSRYRAARNAGFLVVECAFPYSVPAQDVAAALQETGLKQVLINSDPGDTQAGELGFAAIPGKEVRFRESLERSISYAKTLGCHKLHIMSGRRSAEHDESAHVTTLEANLRHAVSRLVEENITGLIEPINPVSIPGYFLNNYDTAVSVIEKINSPNLRLQLDIFHLQMICGNVSNNIKKLMPITGHVQIAQAPHRHEPSCSGELDYVFIFSKLQEAGYSEYVGAEYTPSTSSSDSLQWMDQCGLTF; encoded by the exons ggAACATGAAAGTTGCAGCCAATTTGTCATTCATGTTTGGTGAGGCAGGTGGACTGCTGTCTCGTTACAGAGCTGCAAGAAATGCAGGATTTTTAGTAGTTGAGTGTGCCTTTCCTTACTCAGTTCCTGCACAAGATGTTGCAGCAGCATTGCAAGAAACAGGACTTAAACAAGTTCTTATCAACTCTGATCCTG GGGACACACAAGCTGGAGAGCTAGGGTTTGCAGCTATTCCAGGGAAGGAGGTGCGTTTCCGAGAAAGTCTTGAACGATCAATATCATATGCAAAGACCCTCGGCTGTCACAA GTTGCACATAATGTCTGGACGTCGGAGTGCAGAACATGATGAGAGTGCACATGTTACGACACTGGAAGCCAACCTACGGCATGCTGTCAGCCGTCTTGTTGAGGAAAACATCACTGGCCTCATTGAGCCTATCAATCCAGTGTCGATCCCTGGCTACTTCCTCAATAACTATGACACTG CTGTGTCTGTGATAGAGAAGATCAATTCTCCAAATCTGCGACTTCAGCTTGACATCTTCCACCTTCAGATGATATGTGGAAATGTGTCCAACAATATTAAGAAGCTTATGCCTATAACTG GACACGTGCAAATAGCACAGGCTCCTCACCGACATGAGCCTTCATGCAGTGGCGAGCTTGACTatgttttcattttcagcaaGTTGCAGGAGGCAG GATACAGTGAGTATGTAGGCGCAGAATATACTCCTTCAACAAGCTCCAGCGACTCCTTACAGTGGATGGATCAGTGTGGTTTGACTTTCTAG
- the Gip gene encoding putative hydroxypyruvate isomerase isoform X6 produces the protein MGGVYTCCNHGLRYTGNMKVAANLSFMFGEAGGLLSRYRAARNAGFLVVECAFPYSVPAQDVAAALQETGLKQVLINSDPGDTQAGELGFAAIPGKEVRFRESLERSISYAKTLGCHKLHIMSGRRSAEHDESAHVTTLEANLRHAVSRLVEENITGLIEPINPVSIPGYFLNNYDTGHVQIAQAPHRHEPSCSGELDYVFIFSKLQEAGYSEYVGAEYTPSTSSSDSLQWMDQCGLTF, from the exons ggAACATGAAAGTTGCAGCCAATTTGTCATTCATGTTTGGTGAGGCAGGTGGACTGCTGTCTCGTTACAGAGCTGCAAGAAATGCAGGATTTTTAGTAGTTGAGTGTGCCTTTCCTTACTCAGTTCCTGCACAAGATGTTGCAGCAGCATTGCAAGAAACAGGACTTAAACAAGTTCTTATCAACTCTGATCCTG GGGACACACAAGCTGGAGAGCTAGGGTTTGCAGCTATTCCAGGGAAGGAGGTGCGTTTCCGAGAAAGTCTTGAACGATCAATATCATATGCAAAGACCCTCGGCTGTCACAA GTTGCACATAATGTCTGGACGTCGGAGTGCAGAACATGATGAGAGTGCACATGTTACGACACTGGAAGCCAACCTACGGCATGCTGTCAGCCGTCTTGTTGAGGAAAACATCACTGGCCTCATTGAGCCTATCAATCCAGTGTCGATCCCTGGCTACTTCCTCAATAACTATGACACTG GACACGTGCAAATAGCACAGGCTCCTCACCGACATGAGCCTTCATGCAGTGGCGAGCTTGACTatgttttcattttcagcaaGTTGCAGGAGGCAG GATACAGTGAGTATGTAGGCGCAGAATATACTCCTTCAACAAGCTCCAGCGACTCCTTACAGTGGATGGATCAGTGTGGTTTGACTTTCTAG
- the Gip gene encoding putative hydroxypyruvate isomerase isoform X2 — translation MSDINLLRNMKVAANLSFMFGEAGGLLSRYRAARNAGFLVVECAFPYSVPAQDVAAALQETGLKQVLINSDPGDTQAGELGFAAIPGKEVRFRESLERSISYAKTLGCHKLHIMSGRRSAEHDESAHVTTLEANLRHAVSRLVEENITGLIEPINPVSIPGYFLNNYDTAVSVIEKINSPNLRLQLDIFHLQMICGNVSNNIKKLMPITGHVQIAQAPHRHEPSCSGELDYVFIFSKLQEAGYSEYVGAEYTPSTSSSDSLQWMDQCGLTF, via the exons ggAACATGAAAGTTGCAGCCAATTTGTCATTCATGTTTGGTGAGGCAGGTGGACTGCTGTCTCGTTACAGAGCTGCAAGAAATGCAGGATTTTTAGTAGTTGAGTGTGCCTTTCCTTACTCAGTTCCTGCACAAGATGTTGCAGCAGCATTGCAAGAAACAGGACTTAAACAAGTTCTTATCAACTCTGATCCTG GGGACACACAAGCTGGAGAGCTAGGGTTTGCAGCTATTCCAGGGAAGGAGGTGCGTTTCCGAGAAAGTCTTGAACGATCAATATCATATGCAAAGACCCTCGGCTGTCACAA GTTGCACATAATGTCTGGACGTCGGAGTGCAGAACATGATGAGAGTGCACATGTTACGACACTGGAAGCCAACCTACGGCATGCTGTCAGCCGTCTTGTTGAGGAAAACATCACTGGCCTCATTGAGCCTATCAATCCAGTGTCGATCCCTGGCTACTTCCTCAATAACTATGACACTG CTGTGTCTGTGATAGAGAAGATCAATTCTCCAAATCTGCGACTTCAGCTTGACATCTTCCACCTTCAGATGATATGTGGAAATGTGTCCAACAATATTAAGAAGCTTATGCCTATAACTG GACACGTGCAAATAGCACAGGCTCCTCACCGACATGAGCCTTCATGCAGTGGCGAGCTTGACTatgttttcattttcagcaaGTTGCAGGAGGCAG GATACAGTGAGTATGTAGGCGCAGAATATACTCCTTCAACAAGCTCCAGCGACTCCTTACAGTGGATGGATCAGTGTGGTTTGACTTTCTAG
- the Gip gene encoding putative hydroxypyruvate isomerase isoform X5 has protein sequence MKVAANLSFMFGEAGGLLSRYRAARNAGFLVVECAFPYSVPAQDVAAALQETGLKQVLINSDPGDTQAGELGFAAIPGKEVRFRESLERSISYAKTLGCHKLHIMSGRRSAEHDESAHVTTLEANLRHAVSRLVEENITGLIEPINPVSIPGYFLNNYDTAVSVIEKINSPNLRLQLDIFHLQMICGNVSNNIKKLMPITGHVQIAQAPHRHEPSCSGELDYVFIFSKLQEAGYSEYVGAEYTPSTSSSDSLQWMDQCGLTF, from the exons ATGAAAGTTGCAGCCAATTTGTCATTCATGTTTGGTGAGGCAGGTGGACTGCTGTCTCGTTACAGAGCTGCAAGAAATGCAGGATTTTTAGTAGTTGAGTGTGCCTTTCCTTACTCAGTTCCTGCACAAGATGTTGCAGCAGCATTGCAAGAAACAGGACTTAAACAAGTTCTTATCAACTCTGATCCTG GGGACACACAAGCTGGAGAGCTAGGGTTTGCAGCTATTCCAGGGAAGGAGGTGCGTTTCCGAGAAAGTCTTGAACGATCAATATCATATGCAAAGACCCTCGGCTGTCACAA GTTGCACATAATGTCTGGACGTCGGAGTGCAGAACATGATGAGAGTGCACATGTTACGACACTGGAAGCCAACCTACGGCATGCTGTCAGCCGTCTTGTTGAGGAAAACATCACTGGCCTCATTGAGCCTATCAATCCAGTGTCGATCCCTGGCTACTTCCTCAATAACTATGACACTG CTGTGTCTGTGATAGAGAAGATCAATTCTCCAAATCTGCGACTTCAGCTTGACATCTTCCACCTTCAGATGATATGTGGAAATGTGTCCAACAATATTAAGAAGCTTATGCCTATAACTG GACACGTGCAAATAGCACAGGCTCCTCACCGACATGAGCCTTCATGCAGTGGCGAGCTTGACTatgttttcattttcagcaaGTTGCAGGAGGCAG GATACAGTGAGTATGTAGGCGCAGAATATACTCCTTCAACAAGCTCCAGCGACTCCTTACAGTGGATGGATCAGTGTGGTTTGACTTTCTAG